A window of the Streptomyces albireticuli genome harbors these coding sequences:
- a CDS encoding cytochrome P450 yields the protein MTASSRELPALTLEQPELLQVSPLLRELQEQGPIHRVRTPAGDEGWLVTRHAELKELLHDERVGHTHPDPANAPRYVRNPFLDLMITDTDAEAGRRSHAEMRRLLTPMFSARRVREMEPKVVAVVDAALDRFIAQGPPADLHSGLSVPIALTVLCDIIGIPPHSREQLTTLLSKMALLVDRESVQHGQRELFAFVEGIVALKRTEPGDDILTRLSEGGLPDERVALLGVGLLFAGLDSVVTFLDHGVVLLADHPEEREAALADPDRMTYAVEEILRSAKAGGSILPRYASEDVEMAGVTMRAGDLVLFDFSLPNFDERVFGEPERFDTTRSPNPHLTFAHGMWHCIGAPLARIELRTLYTRLFTRLPGLRLARRSDDLRVLDGQLSGGLTELPVTW from the coding sequence ATGACCGCCTCCTCCCGAGAATTACCCGCCCTCACCCTGGAGCAGCCCGAGCTGCTCCAGGTGAGCCCCCTGCTGCGCGAACTCCAGGAGCAGGGGCCGATCCACCGGGTGCGCACCCCCGCCGGGGACGAGGGGTGGCTGGTGACCCGCCACGCCGAGCTCAAGGAACTGCTGCACGACGAGCGCGTCGGTCATACGCACCCCGACCCGGCGAACGCGCCCCGCTACGTCAGGAATCCGTTCCTGGACCTGATGATCACCGACACCGACGCGGAGGCGGGCCGCCGGAGCCACGCCGAGATGCGCCGCCTGCTCACGCCGATGTTCTCCGCCCGGCGGGTCCGCGAGATGGAGCCGAAGGTGGTGGCGGTCGTCGACGCCGCCCTGGACCGCTTCATCGCCCAGGGTCCGCCCGCCGACCTGCACAGCGGCCTCTCCGTGCCGATCGCCCTGACGGTGCTCTGCGACATCATCGGCATCCCGCCGCACAGCCGCGAGCAGCTGACCACGTTGCTGTCCAAGATGGCCCTGCTGGTCGACCGGGAGAGCGTGCAGCACGGACAGCGCGAGCTCTTCGCGTTCGTCGAAGGCATCGTCGCGCTCAAGCGGACCGAGCCCGGTGACGACATCCTCACCCGGCTGTCCGAGGGCGGGCTTCCCGACGAGCGCGTGGCGCTGCTGGGAGTCGGCCTGCTGTTCGCCGGCCTGGACAGTGTCGTGACGTTCCTGGACCACGGTGTGGTGCTCCTGGCCGACCACCCCGAGGAGCGCGAGGCCGCCCTGGCGGACCCGGACCGGATGACGTACGCCGTGGAGGAGATCCTGCGGTCCGCCAAGGCCGGCGGGTCGATCCTGCCGCGCTACGCCTCCGAGGACGTCGAGATGGCCGGCGTGACGATGCGGGCCGGAGACCTGGTCCTCTTCGACTTCAGCCTCCCCAACTTCGACGAGCGGGTCTTCGGTGAGCCGGAGCGGTTCGACACGACCAGGTCCCCCAACCCGCACCTGACCTTCGCCCACGGGATGTGGCACTGCATCGGGGCGCCGCTGGCGCGCATCGAGCTGAGGACGCTCTACACCCGGCTGTTCACCCGGCTGCCCGGCCTGCGCCTGGCACGCCGGTCGGACGACCTGCGGGTGCTCGACGGCCAGTTGTCCGGCGGTCTCACGGAGCTGCCCGTGACCTGGTAG